GCTTTTGAGTCAGAGTTAGCTGATGATATCCCTATCGTTAAGACCTCTATTGGAGGAACACGGATCATTGGGCGCCTATGCGTTGGAAACAGGAACGGGCTTCTTGTGCCTCATACAACTACTGACCAAGAGCTTCAACACTTGAGGAACAGTCTACCTGATCAAGTTGTGGTCCAGCGAATCGAGGCGCGTCTGTCTGCTCTTGGAGACTGCATCGTCTGCAACGACCATGTTGCTCTTGCTCACATCGATCTCGATGAGGAGACTGAGGAAATAATATCGGACGTTCTCGGTGTCGAAGTTTTCCGTCAGACGATTGCACGCAACATTCTTGTAGGCTGTTACTGCGCCTTGTCCAACAGAGGTGGCATCGTCCATGCTTACACCTCGGAGAAAGAGTTGGACGAGCTCTCGGCGCTGCTTCGAGTCCCGCTCGTTGCGGGGACTGTGAACCGTGGTAGTGAAGTTATAGCTGGGGGAATGACCGTCAATGACTGGACTGCTTTCTGTGGCTCAGCCACAACTGAAACAGAGCTCTCTGTTATAGACAGCGTCTTCGAGCTAAGTGAAGCTTGTGATATAAACAAGGTCTCAACATCGGAATGGGATTTGCTTGTGACCAAGTCAGAAGTCCCGGTGTTGGTTATGTTCATACAAGATTGGCTCCCCTCATGTCGATACGTGAGGCATGTAATGGACGAATTCGACTCGAAATACACTGGTCGGTTCAAATTCTACACACTCAACGTTCATGAAGAGAGAGGCATCGCAATACGCTACGACATATTCAATGTCCCGGCTAGTATTGTCTTCAAAGGCGGAGACGAGGTGGCTAGAGTATATGGATTCCATCTTTATGAATTAGAAAGACTAGTGAAGCAGTACGATTACTTGGTCTATGCATCCAAGCTTAAGGGTAACTTagcaaaagaaaataatttgctAATCAAGACAATAAATCACCAGAAAATCAAAGCAGAACTGATAAATTCATT
The window above is part of the Brassica napus cultivar Da-Ae chromosome C3, Da-Ae, whole genome shotgun sequence genome. Proteins encoded here:
- the LOC111204280 gene encoding eukaryotic translation initiation factor 6-2-like, coding for MATRLQFENNCEVGLFSKLTNAYCLVAVGASENFYSAFESELADDIPIVKTSIGGTRIIGRLCVGNRNGLLVPHTTTDQELQHLRNSLPDQVVVQRIEARLSALGDCIVCNDHVALAHIDLDEETEEIISDVLGVEVFRQTIARNILVGCYCALSNRGGIVHAYTSEKELDELSALLRVPLVAGTVNRGSEVIAGGMTVNDWTAFCGSATTETELSVIDSVFELSEACDINKVSTSEWDLLVTKSEVPVLVMFIQDWLPSCRYVRHVMDEFDSKYTGRFKFYTLNVHEERGIAIRYDIFNVPASIVFKGGDEVARVYGFHLYELERLVKQYDYLVYASKLKGNLAKENNLLIKTINHQKIKAELINSFAYVGMCVLVFSSVLYFSFLFVLGYSE